gaaataatgtgatggactggcacattagttacaacaatggactcaaacgtaccaattgtcatgaagatggcagacaattgggcaacatttctttgtgttatatataaggttgtcatgagtcagagccaacttggtttataaaaaaaaatttttttttcattgttcaaaTCCTCTATTCACTGCTCTTCTTTCTAGCTGTTTTATTCATTGTTAATAGTGGTGTATTAAAATCTCCACCTATTATTTGAGAACCgtctttttctccctttatttACTTCAGTGTTTGCCTTACatattttggggctctgttgTGAAGTGCATACATATTTCAAATTGTTACAGATTTTTGACGAATTTACTCTTtcgtcattatatagtgtctctCTTTATATCTTAtaacagattttgacttaaagtttgTTTAATCTGATGATAGGATCACCACCTTAGATGTTTTGGTGActatttccatcctttcactttctatttgcGTCTTTAGGCCTAAGATGTGATTTTTGTAGACAGAAAGatcatggctttttaaaaaaacttttatgCAACTGTCTACCTTTTCATTGAAATGTGTAGCTCATAGTAAATGCTGCTAGGAAAGAGATTCTTCCGTCATTTTGCTATTTGCTTTCTGTGTGGCTTATacttatttttctctcatttcttcTAATACTGTCaaactttttgttttatgtcttttttttagtCAACTGTTTTTATTCccttctcttttcattttgtgtgtattttttttagttgtttctttgtggttaccatgataATGATACCTAACATGTTACATTTATAACAATCTGATTTACATTTACACTAACTTAAATTCagtaactgttatggattgaattgtgccgcCTCCCCCAATATGTTTTGTAAGTCCTATATCTGTGTTtctaccatgtgtctgtcagtttgtcatactgcagtggcctggatgttgctgtgatactgcaagatttgccactggtattttaaataccagcaggttacctttggtggacaggtttcagctgagtttccagatgaagacagTCTTAGGAGAAGGACGTGgggctctacttctgaaaaaattggccagtgagaaccttatggatagcagaggaacattgtctgatacagtgctgcaagatgagcccctcaggatggaaggcactcaaaatactactggggaagaactacctcctcaaagtaaagttgaccttaatgatgtggattgtGTCAAGCtctcaggactttcatttgctgatgtagcatgactcaaaatgagaagaaacagcaaacATCCTGTAATAATTGGAAGGTGGAATGTACGAATTATGAACCTAGGTGTCTTGGTCatgtagtgctgccataacagaaataccacaaatggatggctttaacaaaaagaaatttatttctgcacagtaaagtaggctaaaagtccaaattcagggcatcagctccaggggaaggctttctctcactgtcagccttctcatcaatcttcccctggattagaagcttctccacgcagggacctCATGTTCGAAGGACACGTTCTTCTCCTGGCACAGCTTTATTGGTGGTACaagttccccaactctctgcttccctttccttttttatctcttgagagataaaaagtggtacaggccacatctcaggaaaactccctttacgttggatcagggatgttacctggtaaaggtgttacaatcccaccctaatcctctttaacataaaattacaatcacaaaatggaggacaaccacagaatactgggaatcatggtctaaccaagttaatacacacattttggggggaacctAATTTGATCCATAACAGTAGGAAAATCGAAAGTAGTCAAAAACTGAAATGGAACGCAtatagatcaatatcctaggcaagAATGAACTTAAATGGCCTGGTGTTGGCTATTTTGGATTGAAACTCCACTTGAAAACAAATTTTATACATTGGATCTtcttaatattttgaaagaattcatcagaaaaagagcaagagaaaatggaaaaaaataccttatttttgtcttcttctcATGGAGATGATAATAATCACCAAAAAGTAATCTTAAAGCTAATCTTTCTAAACAGTGACTTAAATATtgtgaatattttttattttaaatttgtctTTTTAGATTACTAAAAACAACAAAGGTATCACTGATTTCTCTTACCAATCACACTTTCAGCTAATTCTTTTATtataaacatttaatattttgtgttatttttatgACCAACTTTCAGATATTAGTCTATTATTTTTAGGAATATTTAAAACATATGATGAATGAATGATTCTTCTCtcataattataaaaaaatcaaagctaATATATAGTTTATCCTAGGACTCTCTAGATAATCCCAAAGAGAAATAATTAGCAAATGTAAGAATCTTTTAACTGTCACTACTCAGGCATCAGGGGATGTACATTTCCAGGAGagaaaaactgaaattaaaataagaatGTGTTATTTCTACCAATATGTTTGGTAAGGTTTAATAAAGTTTCAGTgacaacaagggaaaaaaaatctcagtaagataccaaataacaacaacatcatttcaTGCTGACAGTCAGGTCCTCCGATTTTGGAAATACGCaagaaaactaattttttttttttttaatttttgttaaccttcaagtgaacatttaccattccaatcagtctgtcacatgtaggtttacatacatcttactcccttctcccacttgctctccccctattgagtcagcccttacagtctctcgtttcgtgccaattttaccttcttccctctctctctatcttctcatcccccctccagtcaagagttgccaacacactctccagtgtccacctgatttaattagctcactcttcttcagcatctctctcccccccactgaccggtccttttcatgcctgatgatttgtcttcggggatggttcctgtcctgtgccatcagaagttctggggagcattgtctctgggattcctctagtcgcaatcataccattagatgtggtcttttaatgaggatttggggtctgtatcccattggtctcctgctccctcaggagttgtctgttgtgctccctgacaggacagacatcgattgtggccgggcaccaactagttcttctggtctcaggataatgtaggtctctggttcgtgtggacctttctgtctcttgggttcttagttgtcatgtgaccttggtgttcttcctttgcctttgctccaggtgggttgagaccaattaatgtattttagatggctgcttgttggcatttaggaccccaggcgccacaattcaaagtgggatgcagagggttttcataatagaactgttttgcccattgacttagaagtcccctcaaaccaagttccccagacctcagcccctgcttcgctgacctttgaagctttcactttatcccggaaacctctttacttttaatccagtccaattaggctgaccttccttgtattgagtgttgtctttcccttcacccaaagcagttcttatctacagattgatcaataaaaagccctctctctccctccctccctccctcccccctttgtaaccacataagtctgtgctcttctccgttttttctatttctcaagatcttataatagtggtcttatacaatatttgtccttttgcaactgactcatttcgctcagcataatgccttccagattcctccatgttatgaaatgtttcagagattcgtcagtgttctttatcgatgcgtagtattccattgtgtgaatataccacaatttatttacccattcgtccgttgacagacatcttggttgcttccagctttttgccattgtaaacagagctgcaataaacatgggtgtccatatatctgtttgtgtgaaggctcttgtatctttagggtatattccgaggagtgggatttctgggttgtaaggtagttctatttctaatgtttaagataacgccagatggatttccaaagtggttgtaccattttacaatcccaccagcagtgtatgagagttccaatctctccgcagcctctccaacatttattattttgtgttttttgaattaatgccagtctagttggtgtgagatggaatctcatcgtagttttaatttgcatttctctaatggctaatgatcgagagcattttctcatgtatctgttggctgcctgaatatcttccttagtgaaatgtgtgttcatatcctttgcccacttcttgattgggttgtttgtctttttgtggttgagttttgacagaatcatgtagattttagagatcaggcgctggtctgagatgtcatagctgaatattctttcccagtctgtaggtggtctttttactcttttggtgaagtctttagatgagcataggtgtttgatttttaggagctcccagttatctggtttctcttcgtcatttttggtaatgttttgtattctgtttatgccctttattagggctcctagggtagatcctattttttcttccacgatttttatcgttttagtctttatgtttaggtctttgatccacttggagttagtttttgtgcatggtgtgaggtatgggtcctgtttcattcttttgcaaatggatatccaggtatgccagcaccatttgttaaaaagactattatttccccaattgacttacactggtcctttgtcaaatatcagatgctcatacgtggatggatttatatctggattctcaattctgttccattggtctatgtgcctgttgttgtaccagtaccaggctgttttgactactgtagctatataataggttctgaaatcaggtagggtgaggcctcccactttcttcctctttttcagtattgttttgcttatccgggggttctttcctttccatatgaaattaatgatttgtttctctatccccttaaagtatgacattggtatttggattggaagtgcgttatatgtataaatggcttttggtagaatagacatttttactatgttaagtcttcctatgcatgagcagggtatgtttttccacttaagtatgtccttttgaatttcttgtagcagagttttatagttttctttgtataggtcttttacatccttggtaagatttattcctaagtattttatcttcttgggggctactgtgaatggtattgatttggttatttcctcttcggtgttctttttgttgatgtagaggaatccaagtgatttttgtatgtttattttatatcctgagacacttccaaactcttctattagtttcagtagttttctggaggattccttagggttttccatgtatacgatcatgtcatctgcaaatagtgatagctttacttcctccttaccaatctggatacgctttatttctttgtctagcctaattccctggctaggacttcaagtacgatgttgaataagagcggtgataaagggcatccttgtctggttcccgttctcaagggaaatgctttcaggctctctccatttagagtgatattggccgttggctttgcatatatgccctttattatgttgaggaattttccttcaattcctattttggttagagtttttatcataaatgggtgttgaactttctcaaatgccttttctgcatcaattgataagatcatgtggtttttatcttttgttttatttatgtgatggattacatgaatggtttttctcatattaaaccagccttgcatacctggtataaatcccacttgatcagggtgtattatttttttgatgtgttgttggattctattggctagaattttgttgaggatttttgcatctatgttcatgagggatataagtctaaaattttcttttttttaatgtctttacctggttttggtatcagggagatggtagcttcatagaatgagttgggtagtattccgtctttttctatactttgaaataccttcaacagtaatggtgttaagtcttctatgaaggtttggtagaactctgcagtgaagccatctgggccaggacttttttttgttgaaagttttttgattaccgtttcaatctcttttattgttatgggtctatttatttgttctacttctgaatgcgttagttgaggtaggtagtattgttccaagaattcatccatttcttctaggttttcaaatttgttagagtacaattttatgtagtaatctgatatgattcttttgatttcatttggttctgttgtgatgtggtccttctcgtttcttattcgggttatttgtttcctttcctgtttttctttagtcagtctagccaatggtttatcaattttgttaattttttcaaagaaccagcttttggctttgttaattctttcaattgtttttctgttctctaattcatttagttcagctctaatttttattatttgttttcttctggtgcctgatgggttcttttgttgctcactttctatttgttcaagttgtcgggacagttctctgattttggctcttccttctttttgtatgtgtgcatttatcgatataaattggcctctgagcactgcttttgctgtgtcccagaggttttgataggaagtattttcattctcgttgctttctaagaatttccttattccctccttgatgtcttctataacccagtcttttttcgggagggtattgttcattttccaagtatttgatttcttttccctagtttttctgttattgatttctagcttcattgccttgtggtctgagaagatgctttgtaatatttcgatgttttggattctgcagagatttgttttatgacctaatatgtggtctattctagagaatgttccgtgtgcactagaaaaaaaaagtatattttgcagcagttgggtggagagttctgtataagtcaatgaggtcaagttggttgattgttgtaagtaggtcttccgtgtctctattgagcttcttactggatgtcctgtccttctccgaaagtggtgtgttgaagtctcctactacatatgtggaggtgtctatctcacttttcaattctgttaaaatttgatttatgtatcttgcagccctgtcattacgtgtgtaaatatttaacatggttatgtcttcctgatcaattgtcccttttatcattatatagtgtccttctttatcctttgtggcggatttaagtctaaagtctattttgtcagaaattaatattgctactcctcttcttttttgcttattgtttgcttgatatattattttccatcctttgagttttagtttgtttgtgtctctaagtctaaggtgtgtctcttgtaggcagcatatagatggatcgtgtttttttatccagtctgtgactctctgtctctttattggtgcatttagtccatttacattcagcgtaattatagataagtaagtttttagtgctgtcattttgatgccttttcatgtgtgttgttggccatttcatttttccacatgcttttttgtgctgagacgtttttcttagtagcttgtgagatcctcattttcataatgtttaactttgtgtttattgagtcgttacgtttttcttggcttttttcttgagttatggaactgatattcctttttgtggttaccttattatttacccctatttttctaagtaaaaacctaacttgtatccttctgtttcgccttgtatcactctccatctggcagttcaatgcctcctatatttagtccctctttttgattattgtgatcgtttatctattgatttccatgatttcctgttgtgtgtattattttgtttattttttagaattaatcttaatttgtttttgtgctttccctatttgagttgcgttgatatcaggacgttctgttttgtgaccttgtattgtgctggtacctgatattattggtcatccggccaaaccatctccttaagcatttcttgcagtcttggtttagtttttgcaaattctctaaacttgtgtttatctgtaaatatcttaatttctccttcatatttcagagagagttttgctggatatatgatccttggttggcagtttttctccttcagtgctctgtatacgtcgtcccattcccttcttgcctgcatggtttctgctgagtagtctgaacttattcttattgattctcccttgaaggaaacctttcttttctccctggctgcttttaaaattttctgtttgtctttggttttggtaagtttgatgataatatgtcttggtgtttttctttttggatcaatcttaaatggggttcgatgagcatcttggatagatatcctttcgtctttcatgatgtcagggaagttttgtgtcaggagttcttcaactattttctctgtgttttccgtcccccctccctgttctgggactccaatcactcgcaagttatccttcttgatagagtcccacatgattcttagggtttcttcattttttttaattcttttatctgatttttttttcagctatgttggtgttgtttccctggtcctccagaagtccctgTCTAAATTCcagttgctcgagtctgctcctctgactttctattgcgttgtcaaattctgtaattttattgttaatcttttggatttctgcatgctgtctctctatggattcttgcaacttattaatttttccactatgttcttgaataatctttttgagttcttcaacagttttatcagtgtgttccttggctttttctgcatttatcctaatttcatttgtgatatctttaagtattctgtaaattagttttttatattctgtatctgataattccaggattgtgtcttcatttgggaaagattttgattcttttgtttggggggttggagaagctgtcatggtctgtttctttatgtggtttgatatggactgctgtctccgagccatcactgggaaactagattttccaggtagtcggctaaaagaaaatgcagtcagatccctatctgaattctccctctggctctgggtattcggatgttaatggggctgcctggggagggtgggggagggatcagagagctagaagTGTAGCACCAcggaatatagagctgaacaccgcgttcacgctccgcccccgttcgccaaaatccgggcgggacgggtcCCCGGCTAGGatgctgctttccttgctcggagaccagtcacttcctcccggggacttctccctccggtgcatgGCACCACTCGcgtgcactgggtgggcgtttcccgcacaaacgggtgggcctgcccccagggtctattcaggcgactATAATTGggccccgcggtcacgccccaccTGTGtgcgtgcccaaatcccagcgggacgacttCTGGGTTGGGACACTGCTTTCCCCGTtctggaaccagtcacttcctcccggggacttctccttccggtgcgccacacctctcgcgcgaactgggtgggcgtcacccgcacggccaggtgggctcCCCCCTGGTCAATTCCGgggaataaaaatggaccccgtgctcacgccccgcctgcGCGTgcacgcccaaatcccagcatgacggcaccccgtctgggactcTGCTTCCCCTGCTCCGGGAGcaatcacttcctcctggggacttctccttctggtgcgccacacctctctCGCGCGAACTGTGTGGGCGTCACTTcgcgaccaggtgggcccgccccctgggtcaattcagggtaataaaaatggaccctgcgctcacgccccgcccgcgcgcgtgcccagatcccagcggaatggctccctgTCTGGGATGCTGCCTTCCCCGCCTCGAGACCAGTCACCtccagggatttctccctctggtgtgccgcgccacacgctcggactgggtgtgcgtcctcccgcaagaatgtgtgggccccgccctggggtcactttagggaaatatagttgaccccctcCCCCATGCCCCGTCCGcctctcgcctaactcccggcggaacagcaccccagctgggacgctgttctccccactcccagatcagtcactgcctcccgggtgcttctctcTCCAGCTTCACCTTTATGCCACCCgcaccaaccagctagacttcctcccgggatgggttcaggggggaaggggtgggccccctttctgtgccgtctgcccccctgggctctgccccagatcgggctccgaaggtcacctgcctggtacgctggctcctggttctgaaaacggttgctgtctgcccgtatttgttcgttttccatctctaagtctgtgcttgttgttcagagttcgtagattgttatgtatgtgatcgattcccttgtttttccgagtcttcgttgcaagagggatccgcggtagcgtccacctagtccgccatcttggccccgcctcaagaAAACTAATTTTGAAGTATTTTTCAACTCACCTCATCAAAGGAGAAATATCTTAAAGTAATGACTGTATCATTTTCTTGACTAGAGCATTCTACTCATAACTGTCCTTATAGCCTCAATTATCTGCTTATTTCTGAGACTATAGATAATAGGATTGAGGAAAGGAGGGACTATAGAATAGAACGCAGAAATAATCATGTCCTGAGTTGTAGGTGAATTGGAGGTTGGCTTCATATAGACCGTAATGCCTGAGACGACAAAGACTGTCACCACAAGAATGTGAGGAACACAGGTAGAAAAGACCTTTCCTCGCTCTCCTCTGGTTGGAAGCTTGAGCACAGCAGAAAATATGTGAATATAAGACATGATGATGAAGATAAAGCAGCCACCTGCAATAACCACTACAGAGACAAAAATTACAATCTCATTGCTGAGAGTGTCAGAGCAGGAGAGTTTCAGCAGAGATGGGACATCACAGAAGAACTGATGGACCACATTGGAATGACAGAAGGACAACCGGAATGCATTGCCAGTGTGCACACCTGCATAGATCAGACCACTGAATACGGTGGCCAGTGTCATTTGGACACAGGCCCGAGGGTTCATGATCACAGGGTAGTGGAGGGGttggcagatggccacatagcggtcacgGGCCATGATGGTGAGAAATAACAGCTCTGCAGAAGCAAACAAAATCACAAGGAAGATCTGAGCTGCACATCCAACCATGGAGATTACCCTGTTGTCAAGCAGGAAGATGACACATGCCTTGGGTACAGTGACGGAAATGTAGCACATGTCCAGGACAGACAGATTTctaaggaagaaatacatgggggtGTGAAGACTCTGGGCGAGAGTGGTTACTGTGACAATGAGAAGGTTCCCCAGCAGGGTTGCCACGTACATCATGAGGAATAACATGGCATGCAAGACTCTGAGCTCCCACACATCAGAAAACCTCATAAGCAGGAATTCAGTGACTGTGGTAGAGTTGGGCATCTTTGGGTACTTGACTTTGAATAGCAGAGACAGAGGCAAATAAtcctaaaaaaaaaggaaaataatagtgTAGAAAGAAATTAGCCTAAATATGCTTATTGTCTCACATTTAGTTTATTGTCACATTTATCCAATTTTATTCTCTCTAATAGATATTGGTtagtagttgttagttgccgtagAGTTGCCTCTGACTTGTGGAGATCTCACGTACACAGAATGAATCACGGGCCGGTTCCCTGCCATCCTCATCAACACCGgcgtgcttgagtccattgttgcctttCAACCTTTCTCATTCTCCAGCACTGCACCagaaaatgttttgttgtgatccatagagttttcattggatgattttctgaaatagtttgctaaatctttcttcctagtctaagtctggaagctccactgaaacctgtataCCATGatggaatttgaaataccagtgatgtAGCTTGCAGCATCAAAGCTATATAACTATATGAAAACCACCAcaggacaacaaactgacagacaggtggtgaattGGTTAGTAGGAAATAATACTTTGACACTTTTTGCTGCTTTACTCCTTATTACTTGTGAAACCTATTTCCAATATGTTGTTGTagtgtgccattgagtagattttgacttatagtgaccttataggatagagcagaactgccccattgggtttccaagaagcagttagtgagctcaaactgctgaccttttggttagtagccaagcttttaaccactgtgccatcagggctgctTAACCCCATATTAcatactgtaattttctttgtaactCTACAAATTAGGGAGTAATATACACAGTTTTAAAAATACTgggacactgaaaaaaaaaatgggacacCGAAAGGTCAAGGAAATTATTAAGCCATGGAAATAAAAACGTAAGATCACGAGTTCAAATCCAGGTTTGTGTTCTCTAATGTCATAATGCCACGTTTCCTCCACTAGAGACGTTGATCCTACTTAGCTTCACCTGCTTCCCACCACTCCAATCCATGGTATTCAAGCAAGAtgaccattaattttttttattccatttctgcCTTCTGAGTACTGTAGAAACCATGAAAGCTCAATTTTTGGATTAAATTAAATCATGGATAAAATGCTCCCTTGATTTTCTCATTATCGAGTATTAAGTTAACCATGGGAATGGTTTAAAATCATTTTTTGTATTGCTCCATATATCTTAACCGTGCCCAACTGTACATTATGAATCAATAGGACAATGTGTAGTGATATGTATTTTTACCCACTGAGTAGAATAAAATATTAATGTTGCCACAACCTCTTCTCAATATGAACATACTTTGTTATACAATAAAAAAGAGATGTTATGCCAGTGTTTTAATTATTTACATATAAAACAATTATGTATTTTCATTCATCTCTTCTCCCTAAAATGAATTCCTTTGTACCTAAAGGTTAATTCACCAGCTCCAGCCttcattttctctcctctttcactGATGTTAATCTCCCTATTGTAAACAAAGccactgccttccagtcaatttccactcacagccaccctgtaggacagagtagaacgccccaatgggtttccaaggctgtaatctttacagaagcagactaccacatctttctgtcacagagcggctggtggatttgaaccactgacctttcggttagcagccaagcactttaactacagcaccagcagggctcctcctCCCAGTTACACGCCTTCGGAAG
Above is a window of Loxodonta africana isolate mLoxAfr1 chromosome 2, mLoxAfr1.hap2, whole genome shotgun sequence DNA encoding:
- the LOC111748615 gene encoding olfactory receptor 14C36-like, encoding MPNSTTVTEFLLMRFSDVWELRVLHAMLFLMMYVATLLGNLLIVTVTTLAQSLHTPMYFFLRNLSVLDMCYISVTVPKACVIFLLDNRVISMVGCAAQIFLVILFASAELLFLTIMARDRYVAICQPLHYPVIMNPRACVQMTLATVFSGLIYAGVHTGNAFRLSFCHSNVVHQFFCDVPSLLKLSCSDTLSNEIVIFVSVVVIAGGCFIFIIMSYIHIFSAVLKLPTRGERGKVFSTCVPHILVVTVFVVSGITVYMKPTSNSPTTQDMIISAFYSIVPPFLNPIIYSLRNKQIIEAIRTVMSRML